The genomic interval CGCTGTCGAAGGTGATGCCCTTGCCAACGAGGGCAACCGTTCGGCGGGCCCCGTTCGGACGGTACTCGAGGACGATGAACTTGGGAGGCTGCGTGCTGCCCTGGGCCACCGCGGCAAAGAGCCCCATCCCCATGGCCCGCGCTTCTTCGTGATCGATGACCCGGTGCTCGAGCCCGCTGGCGTTGGCCACCTCCATCGCGATCTCTGCCAGCGCACTGGGGGTAAGCACGTTGGCCGGCTCGTTGACGAGATCGCGCGCTCGATAGGTGGCGCGGACGGCGACATCGGCGTCTCGCAGCGTCCGGGCCAGCGCCCCCCGGTCTCCGCGCTGGGCGATCACAATCGCCTCAGCCACCGCCGCGTCGTTCTCCGGTTTGCGGTATCGGTTGAACGCGTAGGCGCCGAGTCCGGCGCCCTCTGCGACGGCCCGCACGGCCTCGTCCGGTGTTCCGCCCAGCCCTTCCCCGACGTTCGTCGCAAGGGCCACACGCGCGGCGCGGAGCTCTCGCGCCCGCCGGATCGCGACGGCGCCATACCGGCGCAGACGCTCGGGGGCCGGCTCGCGGCCGACCCCCACCAGCAGGATCCGTCGCGCCGGTCCGTCGGGGACGTGCAGGAGCACCGTTCGGTTCGGCTTGCCGGAGAACCCTTCGGCGCCGGCGATCTCGGCCAGCCGGCCGTTCACGGCCCGATCGACGTCTGCGGCCTCCCCAAGAAGGGCGCCCGGTTCCGCGACGGGCAACGCAAGCAGGTCACACGCGCACCGGTCCGGCGGCGTGTCCGTCAGTGTGAGTTGCATGGAGCCTCCTAGGCGCTGGACGAAATCGGCACACTGCCCCATTGTAACAAGAAAGCCTTGTGGGGGACGCCGGACGGGGGGACCGCGGCGCGGCGATCTCTCAGTGGACCAGGTCGGAGACCCGGACGAGTTGGATCCCGGCTTCGTCGAACTCCGGCAGCAGCGACACGAGGACTCTGGCGGTGACTTTGCCGACGTGCCCGATCGCCACCGCCTGGCCTCGAGTTTGCGCAATCGTTATCAGCGTCCTGAACTGACCCCGTACGTACTCCTCGTCGTCTTGGTTGTCCAGGAAGACCGCGCGCGCGGCCGTCGGGACGCCCATCTCGCGCGCGACACGGGCGGCCACGGAATGGCGTGAGGTCACACTGTCCACGAAAAAGAGATGCCGCACGTGCATCTCCTCCAGCACAGCGCGCATCACGCGGGCGTCCGCGGTGCCGAGCGATCCCATGTGGTTGTTCGCGCCCACCGCGTTGGGGACGGACGCGATGTCTGCCGCGACCGTCCGCCGGATGTTCTCATCGCTCATGGCGACCTTGATCCCGCCTTCGCCCAATGGGATCGCGTCGTTGTCGGGTTCCATGGGGAGGTGCAGGATCACTTGAACCCCGCGGCCGGGCGCCTCCTCTGCGATCAGGCTCGAGTAGGGGAGATGGGGGAGGACCGAGATCGTGACCGGCCGGCCGATCGACTCGATCTCTCGGGCCGCCTTGAGGCCGTACCCCGCATCGTCGAAGATGATCGCCACGCGGGGACGGCCCGATCTGCCGCCCGCCGGACCGGGGATGACCGCAGGCGCCCGCGAGACCTCAGGATTTTGAGTCGGCGGCTGAGGCGCCGGCGCCGGCTGGGGATGCTCCTGGCGGGGAGCCGGAGGAGTTGCCGGCCTGGGGGTGGGCTGGACAGCCGGGGGCCGGGCGGCGATGGGCGCCCTGGTCGTGCGGACGGCGTGCTCGCGCTTTGCCACGAGGTAGCCGGTCGCGAAAGCGGCCCCCAGCACGATCCCGAGCGCGAACACGATCAGCGGATGCATCAATCGCTTCCGCGCCGAACGCCGACCGCCCATCACGCTGCCTCCCGGCCGGGCCCCATTACGGCGCCGCTGCCTGTGGCGTGGCGACGTATCGTTGGATGCCCTTCAGGATGCCCTGCGCCATCGCCTGCTGGATTTGCGGGTCGCGGAGCATCTGTTCTTCCCGCGCGTTGGTGATGAACGCCGTTTCGACCAAGATCGACGGGATCCGGTCCGTGTCGACGAGGACTTTGAACAGGGCCTGCGTGGTCCCCCGCGCGGCCAGGCCCGCCGCCCGGCCGGCTTCATCGAGGACGACCTGCGCGAACGGCTGGCTCGCCGGATTCGAATAAAAGGTCTGGATGCCGGTGGCGTTCACGTCGGTCGAGGCGTTGGCATGGACGCTCACGAAGAGGGTGGCCCCCCCGCGGAACGCGATCTGCGCGCGGTCCTCGAGCGGCACAAACACGTCGGCGTCTCGGATCATCACGACATCAAAGTGCTGTTGGGCGAGCAGCGCTCGGAGGGCCAGCGCGATCGCCAGCACCACGTCCTTCTCCTTGACGCCCGCCGGCCCAATCGCCCCGGGATCGCTCCCGCCGTGGCCCGCGTCTACCGCCACCACGACCGGCCCGCGCGGTCCGGTGGCGACCGGCCGTCCAACCCCTCCTCCGATCGCCGCGCCCAGCTCCACCAAGAACTGCCCGGTTTCAGCGCCGGGACGAACGGCGAACGGCGACGGTCGGGCCAGCTCGATGACGATGCGCACGATGTTGGGGTTCCGGTGGAACTGCGCGGCCCGCACCTGGGCGACGAGCCCGTCGTCTACATCGAGGAACTTCTTGACCGGCAGGAACACCGCGTCGGGGATATCGATCACGACTCGCTCCGGGTTATGCAGGATCCGCTGCGCGGCCTGGACGGGATGGGTGCCCACGACGACGATCCGGCCCCCTCCGTCCACATGCTGGTAGATGACGTCCGAGATCTTCTGCGCGCTGGGCTGGTAACTCGTGGATGAAGGAGGGGGGGCGGCTTTGGCCCCGAGCGCCACGACGACCCGGCGTCCGGGAACCTGGGTCACCAGTCGATATTCGGTGGGAGCGGCAAAGGTGAACGCCACGCGGGTTCCCGATGAGAGCACCCGGGCGATCCTAATCGAGGTCAGCGTCCCTTCGTGGACGTCGAGGGTCTGCTCCGTTGATTTCGCCACGGCGCCCGGAAAATCGAGGACGAGGTGCTCCGGGTCGTGGGGACCGGTCGTCGGGTGGAGCGGTCCCGTCGCGTCGATCGAGACTTCCAGGCCCGCGTTGGTTCCCCGCCAGGTGATCCCGGTAATCTGCGGGCTGATCACGAGCGTGTGATCCCCGGGATCATACGCGGTCACATCGCCCAATGTTTCAAACACCCACTGGACCGGGATCAGGACTCTGTCGAAGACGGCGACCAGCGGGATCGGGACGGGCCGCCGCTCGCCATTGACGGCGACGTAGGGATCGCCGGCCCGCAGGAGCATCTCGTCACCCGCGGGGCTCAACAGGCTGAGGGTTCGCTCCCGGGGGTTCCACGACGCGCGGATGCCGAGGGGCTCGAACAAGCCCGGGTACGGGGCCATGATCGTTCCATTCTGGATGACCACGGTTCCGGCTAGGGGGACGACCGATCCGTTCGCGATGACCCGGAGGTGGGTGGACTGAGCGGTCGCGCCGGGCGCGTGCGCACCGAGCGCCACAAGTCCCAGGGAGACGAGGGCAACGAGAGCCAGCGTCCTGCGGGCCGAGGACGAAATCTGCACGGTCCGGTCCACCTCGAAGGCTGCGTCTGCTGCGTCGATCGATGCCGCGTCGAACCCCGCCTGGTGCTTCCACCTATACGCGGAGACGAGAGGGATTCCTGCCTGCCTCCCGGCGGCGGACCGGCACACGATCCGAGCCTTTAGTACACTTGGAGGTGACGCCCAACATGCCGTCTATGTCTCCGGCGACACGGTCTGATACGAAGGCGTCGCTGAGGTGGCGCGGCGCTTCGATGTTCGGACGGCGGTGCTGTTCATGGGGGCGGCACGGGTTCCCGCGGTCGGAACAACCGATGCGCTCACGATGACGGCGGCGGACGGCATCGAGGCGGCACGCGCATTCTCCCACGCGACCATCGTCCCGCTGCACTTCGAAGGATGGGAACACTTTTCGGAGTCGCGCGAAGTGATCGCGCGCGCATTCGATAACGCCGGGATCGGTCGCCGGGTGCGCTGGATGGCGCCCGGCGACACAATTACCGTCACGTCCACGGCTCCGTGATCGGCCCGGTATCGGCCGCGTGCATGAGCGGCGGCAGTCCCCAGTTGTCCGTGACCGTGCGGCAGAAACTGTAGTGTGTGTGCCGCCGCGGAGACGCGAGACCTCTGTGTACTCCGCGACCCCACCATCCCGCAAACACCTGGTTCGGCGCCCGATCGCTCTCATCGTAGCAGAAGAACAGCGCAGGATACCGGCCCTCCCGATCCGGCGTCGCAAACCAGGCGGAGGCCGCGAGCACGTCGAGGAGCGCGGCAAGGTTCCCGTCGGCGCGCTCGCGG from bacterium carries:
- a CDS encoding N-acetylmuramoyl-L-alanine amidase — its product is MCRSAAGRQAGIPLVSAYRWKHQAGFDAASIDAADAAFEVDRTVQISSSARRTLALVALVSLGLVALGAHAPGATAQSTHLRVIANGSVVPLAGTVVIQNGTIMAPYPGLFEPLGIRASWNPRERTLSLLSPAGDEMLLRAGDPYVAVNGERRPVPIPLVAVFDRVLIPVQWVFETLGDVTAYDPGDHTLVISPQITGITWRGTNAGLEVSIDATGPLHPTTGPHDPEHLVLDFPGAVAKSTEQTLDVHEGTLTSIRIARVLSSGTRVAFTFAAPTEYRLVTQVPGRRVVVALGAKAAPPPSSTSYQPSAQKISDVIYQHVDGGGRIVVVGTHPVQAAQRILHNPERVVIDIPDAVFLPVKKFLDVDDGLVAQVRAAQFHRNPNIVRIVIELARPSPFAVRPGAETGQFLVELGAAIGGGVGRPVATGPRGPVVVAVDAGHGGSDPGAIGPAGVKEKDVVLAIALALRALLAQQHFDVVMIRDADVFVPLEDRAQIAFRGGATLFVSVHANASTDVNATGIQTFYSNPASQPFAQVVLDEAGRAAGLAARGTTQALFKVLVDTDRIPSILVETAFITNAREEQMLRDPQIQQAMAQGILKGIQRYVATPQAAAP
- a CDS encoding divergent polysaccharide deacetylase family protein, whose protein sequence is MGGRRSARKRLMHPLIVFALGIVLGAAFATGYLVAKREHAVRTTRAPIAARPPAVQPTPRPATPPAPRQEHPQPAPAPQPPTQNPEVSRAPAVIPGPAGGRSGRPRVAIIFDDAGYGLKAAREIESIGRPVTISVLPHLPYSSLIAEEAPGRGVQVILHLPMEPDNDAIPLGEGGIKVAMSDENIRRTVAADIASVPNAVGANNHMGSLGTADARVMRAVLEEMHVRHLFFVDSVTSRHSVAARVAREMGVPTAARAVFLDNQDDEEYVRGQFRTLITIAQTRGQAVAIGHVGKVTARVLVSLLPEFDEAGIQLVRVSDLVH
- a CDS encoding leucyl aminopeptidase — protein: MQLTLTDTPPDRCACDLLALPVAEPGALLGEAADVDRAVNGRLAEIAGAEGFSGKPNRTVLLHVPDGPARRILLVGVGREPAPERLRRYGAVAIRRARELRAARVALATNVGEGLGGTPDEAVRAVAEGAGLGAYAFNRYRKPENDAAVAEAIVIAQRGDRGALARTLRDADVAVRATYRARDLVNEPANVLTPSALAEIAMEVANASGLEHRVIDHEEARAMGMGLFAAVAQGSTQPPKFIVLEYRPNGARRTVALVGKGITFDSGGLSIKTAGGMKTMKGDMAGAATVVAAMGALRDLGVSVRVVGIAAATENMISGAAMRPGDIVRGLNGLTVEITNTDAEGRLVLADGLAYAVRAGADEVIDVATLTGAAVVALGDWTAGVMGNNQPLIDRLLSAAASTGEQLWQLPMYEEFLDAMRGDISDLKNSAGRAGGAERAAAFLGEFVGSTPWAHLDIAGPAFAESAPPSPYLPAGGTGFGVRTLLRYLTSLG